The Chroogloeocystis siderophila 5.2 s.c.1 genome includes the window TCTTACGTATTTAGAACTACCATCTACTCTCTATCCTTACTTATTCAGGACTACCGCTGATGTTTGTTAAGACAACAACAACGTCTTTACCGCGTAATCTTCCTTTGCTATAGCGATGACCGTTGATGACAATACAGCCTTCGTAGCGGTTCTCACGATTATTGCGACGCATTTCACTAATAAAGCGATCGGCTTCGCTAGAAAAAGCAGAGATTAAAGCATATCTGGGTGTTCTATCAGTTTTTGCATCGCATCTTCCTGGAATTGGCGTAGCATTTGTTTTGTGAATGGGTAGCGCTGCACTTACAAAAAAACCTACTAACAGACAAAACCAACGCAGGCGGAAAATGAAGTTTGCGCAATTTTTCACGACGTCTCGCTTTTTAGTAGTTTGATTAGCAAAACAAATTAAATCCTATTATTAAAAGTTACTTTAAATAGTATTTATTGAAATTTTTATTATTAGATGATGAGTATTAGAAAAGGGCAAGGCAAGATACATAGCTGACATTTATTGAGAAAAGACAACTTTAAATATGATCGCCTTTGGTGCGAATAGCGATCGCATTCTCAACATCTACCTAAGATAACGGCTGGCGCTCATTTTGCGGTGGTAAAGCGCGTTCTTCTTTAGGTGGTAAAAATTCATCGGTAAAAATATCTGCAACCGTTGGTTGACTGCTTAATCCAAAACCTTCGACTGTCTGCGTAATTGATGTTTGTAACCGCTGGGGATCGACCGCACCTAAACCAAGCGATTCTGCTTCGGGAGTAATAATCAAGTCCTCAAGTGCGACTTGTAAGCGGACTTTCTCAGCTTCGCGATCCATTAATTTACTTTGATCGGCTGCAATCACTGCATCCAACGCTGCATTGGGATTTCTTAGCATATCTTGCATTCCTTTGAGATAGGCTCTCACAAAACCGCGAATTACGTCGGGATTTTGTTGGACAAAACTTTCTTTTGCCAAGATGGCGTTGCCGTAGAAATCTAGACCAAAGTCGTTGTAGTAAAAAACTTTAATATCATCGCGGCTTTTCCCACCTTTCAGTAACGATGGTAAAGCTGATGTCGAAAACGCGCTTATTGCATCAACCTTACCTTGTAGGAGAAACGTTTCGCGGAGTCTTGGTTCCATCGTTGTCCACGTTACCGAGTTTGGATCGACACCTGTTTCTTTGGCAAATAGCGGAAATAGTTTGCGCGGACCATCGCCTGCGGGTGCGCCGAGGGTTTTACCTGCTAAGTTTTGTGGTGAAGTGATCGCAT containing:
- a CDS encoding ABC transporter substrate-binding protein, with protein sequence MIKRLSRFMSIAASLALLASCSSPGANTSANNPSSSAVSPAANTNTNTNLRNVNVQLAFLFQSLDAPLILAINNGYFAAEGLNVTYERGFGNVDTISKLGTGKFDVAFSDIYNTLEFNDKNPNDKIIAVAVPINKAPFAVLTLDDAITSPQNLAGKTLGAPAGDGPRKLFPLFAKETGVDPNSVTWTTMEPRLRETFLLQGKVDAISAFSTSALPSLLKGGKSRDDIKVFYYNDFGLDFYGNAILAKESFVQQNPDVIRGFVRAYLKGMQDMLRNPNAALDAVIAADQSKLMDREAEKVRLQVALEDLIITPEAESLGLGAVDPQRLQTSITQTVEGFGLSSQPTVADIFTDEFLPPKEERALPPQNERQPLS